One segment of Anopheles stephensi strain Indian chromosome 3, UCI_ANSTEP_V1.0, whole genome shotgun sequence DNA contains the following:
- the LOC118514482 gene encoding uncharacterized protein LOC118514482, which translates to MEPKFGRYIKFNGCLIVLVVGFRVIVNAHQWVVQLQNWHEYPFPQALEMRNHPVVDGVFQIMWIIAVTSFYQALWLEVGMLLYPIGFVLGLETLIIATGDVIKRWNGDAEDCFLRSGQVGVLCFAVLVYFYYTLYILKKLFRSDDRSKFTTLPAPSGSAQRQPSNPLVRVH; encoded by the exons ATGGAACCTAAGTTCGGTCGGTACATCAAGTTTAACGGCTGCCTTATAGTGCTGGTGGTCGGATTTCGTGTAATTGTAAACGCACACCAATGGGTGGTACAGTTGCAGAACTGGCACGAGTATCCTTTCCCGCAGG CACTTGAAATGCGCAATCATCCCGTCGTAGATGGAGTGTTTCAGATTATGTGGATTATTGCTGTTACCTCGTTCTATCAGGCACTGTGGCtg GAAGTGGGGATGTTGCTGTACCCGATCGGTTTCGTGCTTGGCTTGGAAACCCTCATTATCGCCACTGGAGACGTGATCAAGCGATGGAACGGTGATGCCGAGGATTGCTTCCTGCGCAGTGGTCAAGTCGGGGTCTTGTGCTTCG CCGTACTGGTATACTTTTACTACACTCTGTACATCCTGAAGAAGTTGTTCCGATCGGATGATCGTAGTAAGTTCACTACTCTACCAGCACCATCCGGTTCGGCACAAAGACAACCCAGCAACCCATTGGTGAGGGTACACTAG
- the LOC118514480 gene encoding uncharacterized protein LOC118514480 translates to MERYLRFYIKFQGYMIGVFTVLFSILLTIVIFESNEVYYPMEFYYNYRFMGSTALVLGLFWFVAGLCFLYGVHREIKQCLLPFALLYILDLCLLAIRDIVMIWHDRRWYTMVFVNIPSLIAVLYITCYLFMTLIALARLFSTDPKPQTGDNFVRFNNGITNPVALEDEAALVEG, encoded by the exons ATGGAGCGATACCTACGATTTTACATCAAATTTCAAGGATACATGATCGGTGTGTTTACGGTGCTGTTCTCCATTCTGCTAACGATTGTGATATTCGAGTCGAACGAAGTGTACTATCCGATGGAGTTTT ATTACAACTACCGCTTCATGGGCAGTACGGCCCTGGTGCTGGGactgttttggtttgttgctgGTCTGTGCTTCCTGTACGGTGTGCATCGCGAAATCAAGCAGTGCCTACTTCCGTTCGCCCTGCTCTACATACTCGACCTGTGCCTGCTGGCCATCCGGGATATTGTGATGATTTGGCACGATCGTCGCTGGTACACGATGGTGTTTGTGAACATACCGTCATTAATTGCAGTGCTGT ACATCACATGCTATTTGTTCATGACGCTGATCGCTCTGGCGCGTTTGTTCAGCACCGATCCGAAGCCGCAGACGGGTGATAATTTTGTACGGTTCAACAACGGCATCACAAACCCGGTCGCACTGGAGGATGAAGCGGCCCTGGTGGAAGGATAG
- the LOC118514478 gene encoding uncharacterized protein LOC118514478 gives MDRYLRLFIKYQAYMIVVFTLLMVVLLTPFMAQHKPSEIENLRFGGKVAGAFGFIWITAVISLVAAIHKEDATLIFPYLFVFGVDLALLLLREIYLITTHGFFVEFLAVKIVIAAITIPYVFASLLALHRLFTVDPIETHRNGTEGFVRFDRNETNVVAVNHQHNATSTPTPNGTQVV, from the exons ATGGACCGATATTTGCGATTGTTCATCAAATATCAGGCGTACATGATCGTCGTGTTCacgctgctgatggtggtgctgctcaCGCCGTTCATGGCTCAACACAAACCGAGCGAAA TTGAAAATCTGCGCTTCGGTGGTAAGGTGGCGGGTGCATTCGGTTTCATCTGGATCACAGCCGTCATTAGTCTGGTGGCCGCTATACACAAG GAAGATGCAACACTCATCTTCCCGTATCTGTTCGTGTTTGGAGTCGATCTCGCACTGTTGTTACTGCGAGAGATTTACCTCATAACAACCCATGGGTTTTTTGTAGAATTCCTAGCCGTAAAGATAGTGATCGCTGCGATCA cAATACCATACGTATTCGCAAGTCTGTTGGCGCTTCATCGACTTTTTACGGTGGATCCGATCGAAACGCACCGTAACGGAACGGAAGGGTTTGTACGTTTCGATCGAAACGAGACGAACGTCGTCGCGGTCAATCATCAACACAACGCAACCAGCACTCCGACACCGAATGGGACACAAGTCGTGTAG